From a region of the Seleniivibrio woodruffii genome:
- a CDS encoding branched-chain amino acid ABC transporter permease — protein MKKLNFFYIILMACLLGYIGTQVQNEYYIGVATLLLIHAVNATAMNILLGYTGIISIGQAAFFGLGAYVSAVLSTTYGIDPLITLPIAAVIAFVLAYAVGYPILKLHGHYLAMATLGMGMILYIFMNELDFITGGPSGFVGIGDIIIGKYDLMDEKSFFVFMSIFFMIFLVVCELFDKSFLHNKLKFIKNSESACRSYGIDPAKTKVTVFAAMAAITAFNGGIFTFYTHFISPVSFSFKYSVELLAMATVGGLGYISGGVTGAIILGLVPEVFSAFEEYEMIIYGGLLAVVIMFFPGGIAGTLKRLVKRNA, from the coding sequence ATGAAAAAGCTTAATTTCTTCTACATCATCCTTATGGCGTGCCTTCTGGGCTACATCGGCACTCAGGTGCAGAACGAATACTACATCGGCGTTGCCACACTTCTGCTTATCCATGCAGTGAACGCAACGGCCATGAACATACTTCTGGGCTACACCGGAATCATCTCCATAGGTCAGGCGGCCTTCTTCGGTCTGGGTGCATACGTTTCGGCGGTGCTCTCCACAACCTATGGTATAGACCCGCTGATAACCCTCCCCATAGCGGCTGTAATAGCCTTTGTTCTGGCATATGCGGTGGGCTACCCCATCCTCAAGCTCCACGGTCACTATCTGGCCATGGCGACACTGGGAATGGGGATGATACTCTATATCTTCATGAACGAGCTGGACTTCATAACAGGCGGGCCTTCGGGCTTCGTAGGCATCGGCGACATCATCATCGGTAAATACGACCTGATGGACGAGAAGTCGTTCTTTGTGTTCATGAGTATATTTTTCATGATCTTTCTGGTTGTGTGCGAGCTGTTCGACAAGTCGTTCCTCCACAACAAACTTAAATTCATAAAGAACTCCGAGAGCGCATGCCGCAGCTACGGCATAGACCCCGCCAAAACCAAGGTAACGGTCTTTGCGGCCATGGCGGCAATAACGGCTTTCAACGGCGGCATATTCACCTTTTACACCCATTTCATAAGCCCCGTGTCGTTCAGCTTCAAATACTCGGTAGAGCTTCTGGCGATGGCGACAGTGGGCGGTCTGGGCTATATCTCAGGCGGTGTTACGGGTGCTATCATCCTTGGCCTTGTGCCTGAGGTGTTCTCCGCTTTCGAGGAGTACGAAATGATAATCTACGGCGGTCTCTTGGCCGTTGTGATAATGTTCTTTCCCGGCGGCATAGCCGGAACTCTGAAAAGGCTGGTGAAGAGAAATGCTTGA